Proteins encoded in a region of the Elizabethkingia bruuniana genome:
- a CDS encoding alpha/beta hydrolase family protein produces MKLKFILSSVLVAGSVCVFAQKKPLDHSVYDGWQSVGSRKISNDGKWVGYNIDPQEGNSKLYLSSPKSKSSLEFPRGSKLSFTSDSKFALFSIKPFFKDIKAVKDKKLKKDKLAKDTLGIVNLFTQKIEKIPNVQSFKSPEKGGAWMAYLMENMKDKTATPDAKDDDADDKKDDDASTKPSDLILVNLLTGKKTTYENVVRYQFSENGKQLIFVTQKPEDKDKDKKDNKKPEKKDKSAPVKYALQTVNWVDIEKGTVNKLTEGEGNFSQLTFDELGNKLAFIGTLSAKNDLVKDYQLYYFSQNAKNTVVNNKHTNLPKGWVVSENRAPIFSKNGKQLYFGIAPKPIAKDTTLIANDHAIVDVWNYKDDYIQTTQLKNMGKDLKKSFGAVFQTDKPEVFRSLGDDNTDTIRLINEGNSSYVLGSSNKGSRIQSQWEGSDRKTYYLIDNINGNTTEVVKELNGSAVASPLGRYIVYFDREKGNWYSYSVATKTTTQLNKNLSVSFTDEEFDMPDKPYAYGIASWTDNDESVIIKDRYDLWEFFLNGKKAPRNITNSYGRAHKITFDTYNLDKDIKSMNRRKSMYISAFNNVTKADGIYETSIVSGKDPKEVYMGDIWGFKTLMKAKNADEYIFTKESYVKSPNLFATSDFKEQTQLSDTNPQQAQYNWGTDELVNWTTPKGYQSTGVLFKPENFDPNKKYPMIVYFYEKLSENLNRYVAPAPTPSRLNISYFVSNGYLVFTPDISYNEDGHPGRFAVEYINSGVEYLKKNPWVDGNHIGIQGQSWGGYQVTHLITQTDMYAAAWAGAPVANMTSAYGGIRWGSGMNRQFQYEKSQSRIGKTLWEARDLYIENSPLFHFDKVNTPVVVMANDKDGAVPWYQGIEMFTALRRLGKPVWMLNYNGDDHNLIKRQNRKDIQIREQQFFDYYLKGAKAPAWMTKGIPATMKGKDWGFDLTDEKP; encoded by the coding sequence ATGAAATTAAAATTCATTCTCTCATCTGTATTGGTGGCGGGATCGGTCTGTGTATTTGCACAGAAGAAACCATTAGACCATTCGGTATATGATGGCTGGCAGTCAGTAGGAAGCCGGAAGATTTCTAATGACGGAAAATGGGTTGGGTACAATATTGACCCGCAGGAAGGAAATTCAAAATTGTATCTATCTTCCCCAAAATCTAAAAGCTCACTTGAATTTCCAAGAGGCAGTAAGCTATCTTTCACCAGCGATTCTAAATTTGCTTTATTTTCTATCAAACCTTTCTTTAAAGACATTAAAGCTGTAAAAGACAAAAAGCTGAAGAAAGATAAACTGGCAAAAGATACATTGGGTATTGTCAATCTTTTTACTCAGAAAATTGAGAAGATACCGAATGTACAATCTTTTAAATCTCCGGAAAAGGGAGGTGCTTGGATGGCTTACCTGATGGAGAATATGAAAGATAAAACGGCTACACCTGATGCTAAAGATGATGATGCAGATGATAAGAAAGACGATGATGCGAGTACAAAGCCATCTGATCTTATTCTTGTAAATCTTTTGACGGGAAAGAAAACTACGTATGAAAATGTAGTCCGTTATCAGTTTAGTGAAAACGGGAAACAATTGATCTTTGTAACTCAGAAACCTGAAGATAAAGACAAGGATAAAAAAGACAATAAGAAGCCTGAGAAGAAAGATAAGTCTGCTCCGGTTAAATATGCTTTGCAAACAGTAAATTGGGTAGATATTGAGAAGGGAACGGTAAACAAGCTGACAGAAGGCGAAGGTAATTTCTCTCAACTTACGTTTGATGAACTAGGGAATAAGCTGGCTTTCATTGGAACCTTATCTGCTAAGAATGATCTGGTAAAGGATTATCAGCTGTACTATTTCTCTCAGAATGCTAAGAATACAGTCGTAAATAATAAGCATACTAATTTGCCTAAAGGTTGGGTTGTTTCTGAAAACAGAGCACCAATATTTAGTAAAAACGGTAAACAGCTTTATTTCGGGATAGCACCGAAGCCAATTGCAAAGGATACCACATTAATAGCTAATGATCATGCCATAGTGGATGTATGGAATTATAAAGATGATTACATACAGACAACCCAGTTGAAAAATATGGGTAAAGATCTGAAAAAATCTTTCGGAGCAGTATTTCAAACCGACAAACCAGAGGTATTCCGCAGTTTAGGTGATGACAATACAGACACAATAAGGCTGATTAATGAAGGTAATTCTTCTTATGTTTTAGGTTCTTCCAATAAAGGATCAAGAATTCAGTCACAATGGGAGGGATCAGATAGAAAGACCTATTATCTTATAGATAACATCAACGGAAATACTACAGAGGTTGTAAAAGAACTGAATGGTAGTGCAGTAGCCTCTCCTCTGGGAAGGTATATTGTTTATTTTGATAGAGAGAAAGGGAACTGGTACAGTTATAGTGTGGCAACAAAAACCACAACTCAGCTAAATAAGAACCTGAGTGTTTCTTTCACAGATGAAGAATTTGATATGCCGGATAAACCATATGCATACGGAATAGCTTCATGGACAGACAATGATGAATCTGTGATTATCAAAGATCGTTATGACCTTTGGGAATTCTTCTTAAACGGTAAGAAAGCACCAAGGAATATTACTAATTCTTATGGAAGAGCACATAAGATTACTTTTGATACTTATAATCTTGATAAGGATATAAAAAGCATGAACAGGAGGAAGTCAATGTATATTTCGGCTTTTAACAATGTTACAAAAGCAGATGGTATTTACGAAACTTCAATAGTATCCGGTAAAGATCCTAAAGAAGTATACATGGGTGATATCTGGGGCTTTAAAACATTAATGAAGGCTAAAAATGCAGACGAGTATATCTTTACTAAAGAATCTTATGTAAAGTCTCCTAACTTGTTTGCTACTTCAGATTTTAAAGAGCAAACTCAGCTTTCTGATACAAACCCTCAACAAGCCCAATATAACTGGGGAACAGATGAACTTGTTAACTGGACAACACCAAAAGGCTATCAATCTACAGGTGTTTTGTTTAAGCCGGAAAATTTTGATCCGAATAAGAAATATCCTATGATTGTTTATTTCTACGAGAAATTGTCTGAGAATCTGAACAGATATGTAGCTCCGGCTCCAACACCGTCTCGTCTGAATATTTCTTATTTTGTAAGTAACGGATATTTAGTTTTCACACCGGATATTTCCTATAATGAAGATGGTCATCCGGGAAGATTCGCTGTGGAATATATCAATTCCGGAGTAGAGTACCTAAAGAAAAATCCTTGGGTAGATGGAAACCACATCGGAATACAAGGCCAAAGCTGGGGTGGTTATCAGGTAACTCATCTTATTACGCAAACCGATATGTATGCTGCTGCATGGGCTGGTGCTCCAGTGGCCAATATGACTTCGGCTTATGGTGGAATTCGTTGGGGATCTGGTATGAACAGACAGTTCCAATATGAGAAATCTCAAAGTAGAATAGGGAAGACCTTATGGGAAGCAAGAGATTTATATATCGAAAACTCTCCATTATTCCATTTTGATAAAGTAAATACACCTGTAGTGGTAATGGCCAATGACAAAGATGGAGCAGTGCCATGGTATCAGGGAATCGAAATGTTTACAGCATTAAGAAGATTAGGGAAACCGGTATGGATGCTTAACTATAATGGTGATGATCATAACCTGATCAAACGTCAGAACAGAAAAGATATTCAGATTAGAGAACAGCAGTTCTTTGATTATTACCTGAAGGGAGCCAAAGCTCCAGCATGGATGACCAAAGGTATTCCGGCAACAATGAAAGGTAAAGACTGGGGATTTGATCTGACAGATGAAAAACCCTAA
- a CDS encoding L-threonylcarbamoyladenylate synthase translates to MAKILRIYPENPQENLIQEVVKTLDKGGLIIYPSDTVYALGCNIFDIKAMEKLAQIKGVKLEKAHFSIICNDLSHLSEFTRPIDTATFRLLKHYLPGPFTFILEANKTLPLAYKGQKTIGIRVPDHPIPQLIVSKLGHPIASTSIKDDDDVIEYTTDPELIAEKYDHLVDIVIDSGYGDNKASTIVDLTQGIPEVVREGKGNFED, encoded by the coding sequence ATGGCAAAAATTTTAAGAATTTATCCAGAAAATCCACAGGAAAATCTTATTCAGGAAGTTGTAAAAACTCTGGATAAAGGTGGTCTTATCATTTATCCTTCAGATACTGTTTATGCTTTGGGCTGTAATATCTTTGATATAAAAGCTATGGAAAAGCTAGCACAGATAAAAGGAGTTAAATTAGAAAAGGCTCATTTTTCTATTATCTGTAATGACCTTAGCCATTTGTCTGAATTTACCAGACCTATAGATACTGCTACATTCAGATTATTAAAACATTACCTTCCTGGTCCTTTCACATTTATTCTAGAAGCCAATAAAACCTTACCTTTAGCCTATAAAGGACAAAAGACCATAGGAATCCGGGTTCCGGATCATCCTATTCCACAACTTATTGTTTCCAAATTGGGACATCCTATCGCTTCTACTTCTATTAAAGATGACGATGATGTTATAGAATATACCACTGATCCGGAGCTGATAGCTGAAAAGTATGATCATCTTGTAGACATTGTTATAGATTCAGGATATGGTGACAACAAAGCATCTACAATAGTAGACCTTACACAGGGTATCCCTGAAGTTGTAAGAGAAGGAAAAGGAAATTTTGAAGATTAA
- the yaaA gene encoding peroxide stress protein YaaA — protein MKILISPAKLMNIGNKTDMLKASTPKFIEEAAHIQKYLKEKDPKFIKDLMHISDKLANENWERNQNWTTKPTTKNSTSAMFAFAGEVYRGLDVKTLDKNAVDFLQKNLRMLSGLYGLLKPSNKIMLYRLEMGCGFSFENYKNLYDFWADKVTDEINHQLKAKDFVLNLASNEYSKVVNKKKLKAPVIEFDFYEERDGKNKNIVVYTKHARGLVSRFCALNSIEKLDDVKAFNLEGYLFNDKLSTEHHFIFTR, from the coding sequence ATGAAGATACTTATTTCTCCGGCTAAGCTGATGAATATCGGTAATAAAACTGATATGCTGAAAGCCAGCACTCCCAAATTTATAGAAGAGGCAGCTCACATTCAAAAATATTTAAAAGAAAAGGATCCTAAATTCATTAAGGATCTTATGCATATTTCCGATAAGCTAGCCAACGAAAACTGGGAAAGAAACCAAAACTGGACAACAAAACCAACTACCAAAAACTCAACCTCTGCTATGTTTGCATTTGCAGGTGAAGTATACCGCGGTTTAGATGTAAAAACCCTGGATAAAAATGCTGTTGATTTTCTGCAAAAGAATTTAAGAATGCTATCCGGGCTTTACGGCTTATTGAAACCTTCGAACAAAATAATGCTGTACAGACTGGAAATGGGTTGTGGTTTCAGCTTTGAGAACTATAAAAACCTTTATGACTTCTGGGCAGATAAAGTAACCGATGAAATAAACCATCAGTTAAAGGCTAAAGATTTTGTTCTAAATCTTGCCAGCAATGAATACTCAAAGGTTGTAAACAAAAAGAAATTAAAAGCTCCGGTTATAGAATTCGATTTCTATGAAGAAAGAGACGGAAAGAATAAAAACATTGTTGTTTATACCAAACACGCACGAGGACTTGTTTCCAGATTCTGCGCTCTGAACAGCATTGAAAAACTGGATGATGTAAAGGCATTTAATTTGGAAGGTTATCTTTTCAATGATAAGCTGTCTACCGAACATCATTTTATTTTTACCCGATAG
- the prmC gene encoding peptide chain release factor N(5)-glutamine methyltransferase codes for MKIQELQQLYSKELTLLYSESEIQKLFTYLAEEYLQYNSIQLKMYADQEVEEAQNLQFIQALEELKLGKPYQHILGKAYFFGEEFFVNENVLIPRPETEELIELILEKLPSDKELKILDIGTGSGCIAITIAKHLKQANVYTLDYSEKALEMANKNAVLHHTEIHFIQQDYLNSHLPEVFDVIISNPPYIGTEEEIDIENSVKDFEPMMALFAPENDVLAFYRKIANDTETSLSDEGFVFLEINQKLGPETLELYKDKLSEAYLLKDISGNNRMIWGRK; via the coding sequence TTGAAGATTCAGGAATTACAACAGCTTTATTCAAAAGAGCTGACATTACTATATTCGGAAAGTGAAATCCAGAAACTGTTTACTTATTTAGCTGAAGAATATCTACAGTACAATAGTATTCAGCTAAAGATGTACGCCGATCAGGAAGTTGAAGAAGCTCAGAATTTACAGTTTATTCAGGCATTGGAAGAGCTAAAATTAGGAAAACCCTATCAACATATACTTGGTAAAGCGTATTTTTTTGGTGAAGAATTTTTCGTTAATGAAAATGTTCTGATTCCGCGTCCGGAAACAGAAGAGCTTATCGAACTTATTTTAGAGAAATTACCTTCCGATAAAGAGTTGAAAATTCTGGATATTGGAACAGGTTCCGGCTGTATTGCTATAACCATTGCCAAGCATCTTAAACAAGCAAATGTCTACACATTGGATTATTCCGAAAAAGCACTGGAAATGGCAAATAAAAATGCAGTATTGCATCACACTGAGATTCATTTTATTCAACAAGATTATCTGAATAGTCATCTACCAGAGGTTTTCGATGTTATCATCAGTAATCCTCCTTATATCGGAACTGAAGAAGAAATTGACATAGAGAACAGTGTAAAGGATTTTGAGCCTATGATGGCATTGTTTGCACCAGAAAATGATGTATTGGCTTTTTACCGAAAGATTGCCAATGATACAGAAACCAGCCTTTCAGATGAAGGTTTTGTTTTTTTGGAAATAAATCAAAAACTGGGACCAGAAACACTGGAATTATATAAAGATAAATTATCCGAAGCATACCTGCTAAAAGATATTTCAGGAAATAACAGGATGATTTGGGGAAGAAAATAA
- a CDS encoding DoxX family protein produces MKNQFQQLFLRIAISVTMLSAVADRFGFWGDNSSWGNWKNFEVYTQKLTFFLPEIMSIFSAYIATFLEILFPVMLILGYKTRIASYGSGMLLLVFALSMAIVLGIKAPLDYSVWVGCAGAFLLAAQQEYQYSIDYMIRKK; encoded by the coding sequence ATGAAAAATCAGTTTCAGCAATTATTTCTAAGGATAGCAATTTCAGTAACAATGTTGTCCGCTGTGGCAGACAGATTCGGTTTCTGGGGAGATAACTCTTCATGGGGGAACTGGAAAAATTTTGAAGTTTACACCCAAAAGCTCACTTTCTTCCTCCCCGAAATCATGAGCATATTTTCTGCATACATAGCTACTTTTCTGGAAATATTATTTCCTGTAATGTTGATACTTGGCTACAAAACAAGAATTGCTTCTTATGGATCCGGAATGCTTTTGCTTGTTTTTGCTCTGTCTATGGCAATAGTATTAGGAATCAAAGCACCGCTGGATTATTCTGTATGGGTGGGATGTGCGGGAGCTTTTTTATTGGCTGCACAACAAGAATATCAATATAGTATAGATTATATGATTAGAAAAAAATAA
- a CDS encoding branched-chain amino acid aminotransferase → MIIQKTSASRIDTFDKDNFSFGTTFTDHMVVCEYEDGKWGDVRVMPYGPFPFTPAMMGVNYGQACFEGMKAYKDKDGDVFLFRPEKNFERINKSAKRLAMPEVTEEMFLKGLETLMDIDREWIPQGDGFSLYIRPLIFATEEALKARKSEKYMFAIIATPAKAYYTAPVSVLISDFYSRAANGGVGSAKAAGNYAGAFYPTDLANEQGYEQIIWTDDATHSYFEESGTMNVFVRVGDTIYTPPTSERILDGVTRDSFIQLAKKRGIEVVVDKVPVDFVINAHKEGTLKEIWGVGTAVVTSQFEAIGYHGEKLMLPVLSEEESYAASLKNELVGIQSNLLEDPFGWRVLVGEGVAEKA, encoded by the coding sequence ATGATAATTCAGAAAACTTCAGCATCAAGAATCGATACTTTCGATAAAGACAATTTTTCATTCGGAACAACTTTCACAGACCATATGGTTGTATGTGAATACGAGGATGGAAAATGGGGAGATGTAAGAGTTATGCCTTATGGTCCGTTTCCTTTTACTCCAGCTATGATGGGGGTAAACTATGGACAGGCTTGCTTTGAAGGAATGAAAGCCTACAAGGACAAAGACGGAGATGTTTTCCTTTTCCGCCCGGAGAAAAACTTTGAAAGAATTAACAAATCTGCTAAGCGTTTAGCAATGCCGGAAGTTACTGAGGAAATGTTCCTTAAAGGGCTTGAAACTCTTATGGACATTGACAGAGAATGGATTCCTCAGGGAGATGGATTTTCATTATACATCAGACCGCTTATTTTCGCTACAGAAGAGGCATTAAAGGCACGTAAGTCTGAAAAATATATGTTCGCAATTATAGCAACTCCTGCTAAAGCTTATTATACAGCTCCGGTATCTGTATTAATTTCAGATTTCTATTCAAGAGCTGCTAATGGAGGGGTAGGATCTGCAAAGGCTGCAGGTAACTATGCAGGTGCTTTTTATCCTACAGACCTGGCGAATGAGCAAGGATATGAGCAGATTATCTGGACAGATGATGCTACACACAGCTATTTTGAAGAAAGTGGTACGATGAACGTTTTTGTACGTGTAGGAGATACAATCTATACGCCACCTACATCAGAAAGAATTCTGGATGGCGTAACACGTGACAGTTTTATTCAATTAGCGAAGAAAAGAGGAATTGAAGTTGTTGTAGATAAAGTACCTGTAGACTTTGTAATCAATGCTCACAAAGAAGGTACATTAAAAGAAATATGGGGTGTAGGTACTGCTGTAGTAACCAGCCAGTTTGAAGCTATTGGTTACCACGGTGAAAAGCTAATGTTGCCTGTACTTTCTGAAGAGGAAAGTTATGCTGCAAGCCTTAAAAATGAATTAGTAGGAATCCAGTCTAACTTACTTGAAGATCCTTTCGGATGGAGAGTATTAGTTGGTGAAGGAGTAGCTGAAAAAGCATAA
- the mnmD gene encoding tRNA (5-methylaminomethyl-2-thiouridine)(34)-methyltransferase MnmD: MLRSLKTTQDGSKTLHVSSLDETYHSHHGALQEAKHVFIKNGINRLKKYEINILELGFGTGLNVLVTLDEYLKTDICHKINYYSLEKYPLKLEEASSLEYDKFFENEFVKNAFTKIHSTDWGKSENIEKDFFLQKIEEDFYNIKDIEMPPIDLVYFDCFGARVQPDLWEEPLVKMVAEKMTPGGLFTTYSSKGSLQRILKGLNFEVEKLEGPKGKREMINAWKK; encoded by the coding sequence ATGCTCAGAAGTCTAAAAACCACGCAAGACGGAAGTAAAACACTACATGTAAGCAGCTTAGACGAAACTTACCACTCTCATCACGGCGCATTACAGGAAGCCAAACACGTGTTTATTAAAAACGGAATAAATAGATTAAAAAAATATGAAATTAATATTCTAGAGCTTGGTTTTGGAACAGGACTTAATGTTTTGGTAACATTAGATGAATATTTAAAAACTGACATTTGTCATAAAATTAATTACTACTCTTTAGAAAAATATCCCCTGAAATTAGAAGAGGCTAGCAGCCTGGAGTACGATAAATTCTTTGAAAATGAATTTGTAAAGAATGCTTTTACTAAAATTCACAGCACGGATTGGGGGAAATCAGAAAATATTGAAAAAGATTTCTTTCTTCAGAAAATTGAAGAAGACTTCTATAATATTAAAGATATTGAAATGCCGCCAATAGACTTGGTGTACTTCGATTGCTTTGGTGCACGTGTACAACCTGATCTTTGGGAAGAGCCTTTGGTAAAAATGGTTGCTGAAAAAATGACACCGGGAGGTTTATTCACCACCTATTCTTCCAAAGGAAGTTTACAACGTATCCTAAAAGGACTTAACTTTGAAGTTGAAAAATTAGAGGGACCAAAAGGTAAACGCGAAATGATTAACGCATGGAAAAAATAG
- a CDS encoding NUDIX domain-containing protein — protein sequence MEKIEKFNVRVYALCIEDQKILTLFESYAGEKLIKLPGGGLEFGEGVIDCLHREFMEELNVKIEVVEHFYTQEGFMQSRFRENEQLLTVYYIVKIKDPENFRIIDTEIEKAEWLPISASNPFPLPIDHLVFEKLQTKFLK from the coding sequence ATGGAAAAAATAGAAAAATTCAACGTACGTGTTTATGCTTTATGCATAGAAGACCAGAAAATACTAACTCTTTTCGAAAGTTATGCAGGTGAGAAACTGATAAAACTTCCCGGAGGAGGTCTGGAATTTGGAGAGGGTGTAATAGATTGTCTTCACCGTGAATTTATGGAAGAATTAAATGTAAAGATAGAGGTTGTAGAACATTTCTATACTCAGGAGGGCTTTATGCAATCCCGATTCAGAGAAAACGAACAGCTTCTTACTGTTTATTACATTGTAAAGATTAAAGATCCTGAAAATTTCCGCATTATAGATACAGAAATAGAAAAAGCCGAATGGTTACCCATTTCGGCCTCTAATCCTTTTCCGCTTCCCATAGACCATTTGGTTTTTGAAAAGCTTCAGACGAAATTTTTAAAATAA
- a CDS encoding S1/P1 nuclease → MKRILTRLLFCAFALSSMQAFAWGLTGHRIIAEIAENHLNGKARRHLKHIFGKERLAYWANWPDFIKSDTTGVWKSTSTWHYVNIDPQPDFKAFKENLEAQAGPTMYTQIKTLSEQIKNKNTSDKDRKIALMFLIHIVGDMAQPMHTGRAGDLGGNKIDVTYFGKKTNLHSVWDSDLIDSQKYSYTEFAKLIDIKSKDEVKKVQSGTLADWIYETHKLANNIYANTPSGSNLSYGYGYKYDGLLEQQLVNGGLRLAKLLNDLF, encoded by the coding sequence ATGAAACGAATTTTAACAAGGCTGCTTTTTTGTGCATTTGCACTAAGCTCAATGCAGGCATTTGCATGGGGACTTACAGGGCACCGTATTATTGCTGAGATTGCCGAGAATCATCTTAATGGTAAAGCGAGAAGACATCTTAAGCATATCTTTGGAAAAGAAAGACTGGCATACTGGGCAAACTGGCCGGATTTCATTAAGTCCGATACTACAGGCGTTTGGAAATCTACATCTACATGGCATTATGTAAATATCGATCCTCAGCCGGACTTTAAAGCATTCAAAGAAAATCTTGAAGCACAGGCAGGGCCTACAATGTACACTCAGATTAAAACACTTTCTGAGCAGATTAAAAATAAAAATACATCTGACAAAGACAGAAAGATCGCTTTAATGTTCCTTATTCATATTGTTGGTGATATGGCACAACCAATGCATACAGGAAGAGCAGGAGATCTTGGAGGTAACAAAATTGATGTTACATACTTTGGTAAAAAGACCAATCTTCACAGTGTGTGGGATAGTGATTTGATCGATTCACAAAAATACAGTTATACTGAATTTGCTAAACTTATAGACATTAAATCAAAGGATGAAGTAAAAAAGGTACAAAGCGGAACTTTGGCTGACTGGATTTATGAAACGCACAAACTAGCCAATAATATCTATGCTAATACACCATCCGGATCTAATCTTAGCTACGGATATGGTTATAAATATGATGGACTTTTAGAACAACAGCTGGTAAACGGAGGTCTTAGACTTGCGAAGTTACTGAACGACTTATTTTAA
- a CDS encoding DUF4294 domain-containing protein has product MKKYRIFSLICFFMAILAYSQKVDTIATIGELKDEKNVKMQVDKDGRKYYWDDKLQAKIYTEDNGDKLIEMDEIKLLNKPHFNNQLDRNYFDFLNKKLFRVYPLFVNALEQYRSLQTDLEKVNEDDRRSYARKRQNELADRYEAKLRDLTTTEGQVFAKLMNRATGKTVFTIIRDLRGGWSAFWWNLKGKAADIELKKEYNPYLNRDDEFIESLLQSNWNYGYLTPYPGYKDFKVKKSVD; this is encoded by the coding sequence ATGAAAAAATATAGAATTTTTAGTCTGATTTGTTTCTTTATGGCAATTTTGGCATATAGTCAGAAGGTTGACACTATAGCAACTATAGGTGAATTGAAAGATGAGAAAAACGTCAAGATGCAAGTCGATAAAGACGGTCGCAAATACTATTGGGACGATAAATTACAAGCAAAAATATATACAGAAGACAATGGTGATAAGCTCATCGAAATGGATGAGATAAAGCTACTTAACAAGCCTCATTTCAATAATCAGTTAGATAGGAATTATTTTGATTTTCTAAATAAAAAACTTTTCAGAGTTTACCCATTATTTGTAAATGCTCTGGAGCAATATAGAAGTCTCCAAACTGATCTTGAAAAAGTAAATGAAGATGACAGAAGGTCTTATGCCAGAAAAAGACAAAATGAATTGGCAGACCGTTATGAAGCAAAGTTAAGAGACCTTACCACAACCGAAGGTCAGGTTTTTGCTAAATTAATGAACAGAGCAACGGGTAAAACGGTATTTACAATTATCAGAGACTTAAGAGGAGGATGGAGTGCTTTCTGGTGGAATCTGAAAGGTAAAGCTGCAGATATTGAGCTGAAAAAAGAATACAACCCTTATTTGAACAGGGATGACGAATTTATTGAATCTCTGTTGCAATCCAACTGGAACTACGGATATTTAACTCCTTATCCGGGGTATAAAGATTTTAAAGTAAAAAAGTCAGTTGACTAA
- a CDS encoding M28 family peptidase gives MKFNKTSIKFLENYLNTSSPTGFEHNGQKAWTEYIKPYVDKIEVDNYGTAYGIINPEAEFKVVIEAHADEISWYVNYITDDGFIYVIRNGGSDQVIAPSKVVDIHGEKGVVKGVFGWPAIHTRANQNEPTPKLDNIFIDCGATTKQEVEDLGIFVGCMITYPDTFFELNDRYFVCRALDNRIGGFMIAEVARLLQENKKKLPFGLYITNSVQEEVGLYGAEMIADTIKPNIAIVTDVTHDTTTPMIEKKKEGDQKCGNGPVVFFAPSVHHTIRELIIDTAKKKKIPFQRAAASRATGTDTDAFAHSNGGVPSALISLPLRYMHTTVEMVSKEDVGNVIQLIYETLLKIKPDMNLKYY, from the coding sequence ATGAAATTCAACAAGACCTCTATTAAATTTTTAGAAAATTATCTAAATACTTCATCTCCAACAGGTTTCGAACACAATGGACAAAAAGCCTGGACTGAATATATTAAACCCTATGTAGACAAAATTGAAGTTGATAACTATGGTACTGCATACGGTATTATCAATCCTGAAGCTGAATTTAAAGTAGTTATAGAAGCCCACGCTGATGAAATCTCGTGGTATGTAAACTATATTACGGATGATGGCTTTATCTATGTAATCCGCAACGGAGGCTCTGATCAGGTAATTGCACCGTCCAAGGTAGTAGATATCCATGGTGAGAAAGGTGTGGTAAAAGGTGTATTCGGATGGCCGGCTATTCACACCCGTGCTAATCAGAATGAGCCAACACCAAAGCTGGACAATATCTTTATCGATTGTGGTGCCACTACTAAACAGGAAGTAGAAGACCTTGGAATATTTGTAGGCTGTATGATCACCTATCCGGACACTTTCTTCGAGCTTAATGACAGATATTTTGTATGCAGAGCTCTGGACAATCGTATTGGGGGATTTATGATTGCAGAAGTAGCGAGACTTCTTCAGGAAAACAAAAAGAAACTGCCATTTGGATTGTACATTACCAACTCTGTACAGGAAGAAGTAGGTTTATATGGTGCAGAAATGATTGCAGATACTATAAAACCTAATATAGCTATCGTTACCGATGTAACTCATGATACAACAACACCAATGATAGAAAAGAAAAAGGAAGGTGACCAAAAGTGTGGTAACGGACCTGTAGTTTTCTTTGCTCCGAGTGTGCATCACACCATCCGTGAATTGATTATTGATACGGCGAAAAAGAAAAAAATACCATTCCAGAGAGCTGCGGCCAGCCGTGCAACAGGTACAGATACAGATGCTTTTGCTCATTCTAACGGCGGTGTTCCTTCTGCATTAATTTCATTACCTTTACGATACATGCATACCACTGTAGAAATGGTAAGTAAAGAAGATGTCGGGAATGTTATTCAGCTTATTTATGAAACATTGCTGAAGATAAAACCTGATATGAACCTTAAGTATTACTAA